A genome region from Panthera uncia isolate 11264 chromosome A3 unlocalized genomic scaffold, Puncia_PCG_1.0 HiC_scaffold_11, whole genome shotgun sequence includes the following:
- the PRELID3B gene encoding PRELI domain containing protein 3B isoform X3, whose protein sequence is MKIWTSEHVFDHPWETVTTAAMQKYPNPMNPSVVGVDVLDRHIDPSGKLHSHRLLSTEWGLPSIVKSLIGAARTKTYVQEHSVVDPVDRTMELKSTNISFTNMVSVDERLIYKPHPQDPGKTVLTQEAIITVKGVSLSSYLEGLMASTISSNANKGREAMEWVIHKLNAEIEELAASARGSIRTPMAAAAFVEK, encoded by the exons ATGAAGATCTGGACTTCAGAGCACGTCTTTGA CCACCCTTGGGAAACCGTTACAACAGCTGCAATGCAGAAATACCCAAACCCTATGAACCCGAGTGTGGTTGGGGTGGACGTACTGGACAGACATATAGATCCCTCTGGAAAGTTGCACAGCCATAGACTTCTCAGCACAGAGTGGGGACTGCCTTCCATTGTGAAATCT CTTATTGGTGCAGCAAGAACAAAAACGTACGTGCAAGAACATTCTGTAGTTGATCCCGTAGACAGAACAATGGAACTTAAATCTACTAAT atttcatttacaaatatggTTTCAGTAGATGAGAGActtatatacaaaccacatcctCAGGACCCAGGAAA AACTGTTTTGACTCAAGAAGCCATAATCACCGTGAAAGGAGTCAGTCTCAGCAGTTACCTTGAAGGACTAATGGCGAGTACGATATCTTCAAATGCTAATAAA ggccgAGAAGCGATGGAATGGGTGATACATAAGTTAAATGCCGAGATTGAAGAATTGGCGGCTTCGGCGAGAGGGAGCATAAGGACACCGATGGCAGCGGCGGCATTTGTAGAGAAGTGA
- the PRELID3B gene encoding PRELI domain containing protein 3B isoform X1 gives MKIWTSEHVFDHPWETVTTAAMQKYPNPMNPSVVGVDVLDRHIDPSGKLHSHRLLSTEWGLPSIVKSLIGAARTKTYVQEHSVVDPVDRTMELKSTNISFTNMVSVDERLIYKPHPQDPGKTVLTQEAIITVKGVSLSSYLEGLMASTISSNANKGREAMEWVIHKLNAEIEELAASARGSIRTPMAAAAFVENFYRWEILTLDTTGQLQSENVSPIL, from the exons ATGAAGATCTGGACTTCAGAGCACGTCTTTGA CCACCCTTGGGAAACCGTTACAACAGCTGCAATGCAGAAATACCCAAACCCTATGAACCCGAGTGTGGTTGGGGTGGACGTACTGGACAGACATATAGATCCCTCTGGAAAGTTGCACAGCCATAGACTTCTCAGCACAGAGTGGGGACTGCCTTCCATTGTGAAATCT CTTATTGGTGCAGCAAGAACAAAAACGTACGTGCAAGAACATTCTGTAGTTGATCCCGTAGACAGAACAATGGAACTTAAATCTACTAAT atttcatttacaaatatggTTTCAGTAGATGAGAGActtatatacaaaccacatcctCAGGACCCAGGAAA AACTGTTTTGACTCAAGAAGCCATAATCACCGTGAAAGGAGTCAGTCTCAGCAGTTACCTTGAAGGACTAATGGCGAGTACGATATCTTCAAATGCTAATAAA ggccgAGAAGCGATGGAATGGGTGATACATAAGTTAAATGCCGAGATTGAAGAATTGGCGGCTTCGGCGAGAGGGAGCATAAGGACACCGATGGCAGCGGCGGCATTTGTAGAGAA CTTTTATCGATGGGAAATCCTTACTTTGGATACCACGGGGCAGCTGCAGTCTGAAAATGTATCTCCCATTTTGTAG
- the PRELID3B gene encoding PRELI domain containing protein 3B isoform X2: MQKYPNPMNPSVVGVDVLDRHIDPSGKLHSHRLLSTEWGLPSIVKSLIGAARTKTYVQEHSVVDPVDRTMELKSTNISFTNMVSVDERLIYKPHPQDPGKTVLTQEAIITVKGVSLSSYLEGLMASTISSNANKGREAMEWVIHKLNAEIEELAASARGSIRTPMAAAAFVENFYRWEILTLDTTGQLQSENVSPIL; encoded by the exons ATGCAGAAATACCCAAACCCTATGAACCCGAGTGTGGTTGGGGTGGACGTACTGGACAGACATATAGATCCCTCTGGAAAGTTGCACAGCCATAGACTTCTCAGCACAGAGTGGGGACTGCCTTCCATTGTGAAATCT CTTATTGGTGCAGCAAGAACAAAAACGTACGTGCAAGAACATTCTGTAGTTGATCCCGTAGACAGAACAATGGAACTTAAATCTACTAAT atttcatttacaaatatggTTTCAGTAGATGAGAGActtatatacaaaccacatcctCAGGACCCAGGAAA AACTGTTTTGACTCAAGAAGCCATAATCACCGTGAAAGGAGTCAGTCTCAGCAGTTACCTTGAAGGACTAATGGCGAGTACGATATCTTCAAATGCTAATAAA ggccgAGAAGCGATGGAATGGGTGATACATAAGTTAAATGCCGAGATTGAAGAATTGGCGGCTTCGGCGAGAGGGAGCATAAGGACACCGATGGCAGCGGCGGCATTTGTAGAGAA CTTTTATCGATGGGAAATCCTTACTTTGGATACCACGGGGCAGCTGCAGTCTGAAAATGTATCTCCCATTTTGTAG
- the ATP5F1E gene encoding ATP synthase subunit epsilon, mitochondrial produces MVAYWRQAGLSYIRYSQICAKAVRDALKTEFKANAEKTSGSTVKIVKVKKE; encoded by the exons ATGGTGGCGTACTGGCGACAGGCTGGACTCAG CTACATCCGATACTCCCAGATTTGTGCAAAAGCAGTGAGAGATGCGCtgaagacagaattcaaagcaaatgCCGAGAAGACTTCTGGCAGCACCGTAAAAATTGTGAAAGTGAAGAAGGAGTAA
- the TUBB1 gene encoding tubulin beta-1 chain isoform X1 — protein sequence MREIVHIQIGQCGNQIGAKFWEVIGKEHGIDAAGGYFGDCALQLERISVYYNEAHGGKYVPRALLVDLEPGTMDSIRSGQLGALFHPDGFIYGNSGAGNNWAKGHYTEGAELAESVLDAVRSASEACDCLQGFQLVHSLGGGTGAGMGTLLLSRIREDFPDRILNAFSVLPSPKVSDTVVEPYNAVLSLRQLARHADACFCIDNEALYDICFRTLKLAAPSYGDLNHLVSLTMSGVTTSLRFPGQLNADLRKLAVNMVPFPRLHFFTPGFAPLTSRDGRQYRALTVAELTQQVFDARNAMAACDPRRGRYLTVACFFRGRMSTKEVDEQMLAVQTRHSACFVDWIPNNVKVAVCDIPPPGLGMAATFVGNSTAVQELFGRVSEHFSAMFRRRAFVHWYTCEGMDVGEFAEAESDIHDLVSEYQQLQDARAVPEEDGDVVGEAEMEPEDGPRAPGGAV from the exons TTCTGGGAGGTGATTGGCAAGGAGCATGGGATCGACGCGGCGGGGGGCTACTTTGGTGACTGTGCCTTGCAGCTGGAGAGGATCAGCGTGTACTACAACGAGGCCCACG GTGGGAAGTACGTGCCGCGGGCCCTGCTGGTGGATCTGGAGCCGGGGACGATGGACAGCATCCGCTCCGGCCAACTGGGAGCCCTCTTTCACCCGGACGGCTTCATCTACG gTAACTCTGGGGCCGGCAACAACTGGGCCAAGGGCCACTACACGGAGGGCGCCGAGCTGGCCGAGAGCGTGCTGGACGCCGTGCGCAGCGCCAGCGAGGCCTGCGACTGCCTGCAAGGCTTCCAGCTGGTGCACTCGCTGGGCGGCGGCACGGGCGCGGGCATGGGCACGCTGCTGCTGAGCCGGATCCGCGAGGACTTCCCCGACCGCATCCTGAACGCCTTCAGCGTCCTGCCGTCGCCCAAGGTGTCGGACACGGTGGTGGAGCCCTACAACGCCGTGCTGTCCCTGCGGCAGCTGGCGCGGCACGCCGACGCCTGCTTCTGCATCGACAACGAGGCCCTGTACGACATCTGCTTCCGCACGCTCAAGCTGGCCGCGCCCAGCTACGGCGACCTCAACCACCTGGTGTCCCTGACCATGAGCGGCGTCACCACGTCCCTGCGCTTCCCGGGCCAGCTCAACGCCGACCTGCGCAAGCTGGCCGTGAACATGGTGCCCTTCCCGCGCCTGCACTTTTTCACGCCCGGCTTCGCGCCGCTCACCAGCCGCGACGGCCGCCAGTACCGCGCGCTCACGGTGGCCGAGCTCACGCAGCAGGTGTTCGACGCGCGCAACGCCATGGCCGCCTGCGACCCGCGCCGCGGCCGCTACCTGACGGTGGCCTGCTTCTTCCGCGGGCGCATGTCCACCAAGGAAGTGGACGAGCAGATGCTCGCCGTGCAGACGCGCCACAGCGCCTGCTTCGTGGACTGGATCCCCAACAACGTCAAGGTGGCCGTCTGCGACATCCCGCCGCCGGGGCTCGGCATGGCCGCCACCTTCGTGGGCAACAGCACGGCGGTGCAGGAGCTGTTCGGCCGCGTGTCCGAGCACTTCTCGGCCATGTTCCGGAGGAGGGCGTTCGTGCACTGGTACACCTGCGAGGGCATGGACGTCGGCGAGTTTGCCGAGGCCGAGAGCGACATCCACGACCTGGTGTCCGAGTACCAGCAGCTTCAAGACGCCAGAGCGGTTCCCGAGGAAGACGGAGACGTCgtgggggaggcagagatggAACCGGAAGACGGGCCCCGGGCACCTGGCGGGGCCGTGTGA
- the TUBB1 gene encoding tubulin beta-1 chain isoform X2, whose protein sequence is MDSIRSGQLGALFHPDGFIYGNSGAGNNWAKGHYTEGAELAESVLDAVRSASEACDCLQGFQLVHSLGGGTGAGMGTLLLSRIREDFPDRILNAFSVLPSPKVSDTVVEPYNAVLSLRQLARHADACFCIDNEALYDICFRTLKLAAPSYGDLNHLVSLTMSGVTTSLRFPGQLNADLRKLAVNMVPFPRLHFFTPGFAPLTSRDGRQYRALTVAELTQQVFDARNAMAACDPRRGRYLTVACFFRGRMSTKEVDEQMLAVQTRHSACFVDWIPNNVKVAVCDIPPPGLGMAATFVGNSTAVQELFGRVSEHFSAMFRRRAFVHWYTCEGMDVGEFAEAESDIHDLVSEYQQLQDARAVPEEDGDVVGEAEMEPEDGPRAPGGAV, encoded by the exons ATGGACAGCATCCGCTCCGGCCAACTGGGAGCCCTCTTTCACCCGGACGGCTTCATCTACG gTAACTCTGGGGCCGGCAACAACTGGGCCAAGGGCCACTACACGGAGGGCGCCGAGCTGGCCGAGAGCGTGCTGGACGCCGTGCGCAGCGCCAGCGAGGCCTGCGACTGCCTGCAAGGCTTCCAGCTGGTGCACTCGCTGGGCGGCGGCACGGGCGCGGGCATGGGCACGCTGCTGCTGAGCCGGATCCGCGAGGACTTCCCCGACCGCATCCTGAACGCCTTCAGCGTCCTGCCGTCGCCCAAGGTGTCGGACACGGTGGTGGAGCCCTACAACGCCGTGCTGTCCCTGCGGCAGCTGGCGCGGCACGCCGACGCCTGCTTCTGCATCGACAACGAGGCCCTGTACGACATCTGCTTCCGCACGCTCAAGCTGGCCGCGCCCAGCTACGGCGACCTCAACCACCTGGTGTCCCTGACCATGAGCGGCGTCACCACGTCCCTGCGCTTCCCGGGCCAGCTCAACGCCGACCTGCGCAAGCTGGCCGTGAACATGGTGCCCTTCCCGCGCCTGCACTTTTTCACGCCCGGCTTCGCGCCGCTCACCAGCCGCGACGGCCGCCAGTACCGCGCGCTCACGGTGGCCGAGCTCACGCAGCAGGTGTTCGACGCGCGCAACGCCATGGCCGCCTGCGACCCGCGCCGCGGCCGCTACCTGACGGTGGCCTGCTTCTTCCGCGGGCGCATGTCCACCAAGGAAGTGGACGAGCAGATGCTCGCCGTGCAGACGCGCCACAGCGCCTGCTTCGTGGACTGGATCCCCAACAACGTCAAGGTGGCCGTCTGCGACATCCCGCCGCCGGGGCTCGGCATGGCCGCCACCTTCGTGGGCAACAGCACGGCGGTGCAGGAGCTGTTCGGCCGCGTGTCCGAGCACTTCTCGGCCATGTTCCGGAGGAGGGCGTTCGTGCACTGGTACACCTGCGAGGGCATGGACGTCGGCGAGTTTGCCGAGGCCGAGAGCGACATCCACGACCTGGTGTCCGAGTACCAGCAGCTTCAAGACGCCAGAGCGGTTCCCGAGGAAGACGGAGACGTCgtgggggaggcagagatggAACCGGAAGACGGGCCCCGGGCACCTGGCGGGGCCGTGTGA